A part of bacterium genomic DNA contains:
- the coxB gene encoding cytochrome c oxidase subunit II has translation MQGASSYSGIVDQAFWYILGISALLLVGITAVMIWFAVRYSRKRNPHPAQIHGSVLLETLWTVIPTLLVLSMFWYGWTGFKVMRKIPADAMPVKVTARMWSWSFEYEDGRRSSELVVPQGRPVRLEIESRDVLHSFFVPAFRLKEDAVPGRTNKAWFQADRVGAYDLFCAEYCGDQHARMLSKVHVLPEAEFAVWRANPPALLRGPDLLAAKGCVTCHSLDGSRLIGPSFKGLPGRRTRVTSGGADREITADEAYLRRSILEPRADLVKGYDPVMPEQRDLLTDEELDEIIATLLGL, from the coding sequence ATGCAGGGAGCCTCAAGCTATTCCGGCATCGTCGACCAGGCCTTCTGGTACATCCTGGGCATCTCGGCCTTGCTGCTGGTGGGCATCACCGCGGTGATGATCTGGTTCGCCGTGCGCTACAGCCGCAAGCGCAACCCCCATCCGGCGCAGATCCACGGCAGCGTCCTGCTGGAGACGCTCTGGACGGTGATCCCCACCCTCCTCGTCCTCAGCATGTTCTGGTACGGCTGGACCGGTTTCAAGGTGATGCGCAAGATCCCGGCGGACGCCATGCCCGTCAAGGTGACGGCCCGCATGTGGAGCTGGAGTTTCGAGTACGAGGACGGCCGCCGTTCCAGCGAACTGGTGGTGCCCCAGGGCCGCCCCGTGCGCCTCGAGATCGAGAGCCGCGACGTGCTGCACAGCTTCTTCGTGCCCGCTTTCCGCCTGAAGGAGGACGCCGTCCCCGGCCGCACCAACAAGGCCTGGTTCCAGGCCGACCGGGTCGGCGCCTACGACCTCTTCTGCGCCGAGTACTGCGGCGACCAGCATGCCCGCATGCTGAGCAAGGTCCATGTCCTGCCCGAGGCCGAGTTCGCGGTCTGGCGGGCCAATCCGCCCGCCCTGCTGCGCGGACCGGACCTGCTGGCCGCCAAGGGCTGCGTCACCTGCCACAGTCTGGACGGCAGCCGCCTGATCGGCCCCTCCTTCAAGGGCCTGCCCGGCCGTCGCACCCGCGTGACCAGCGGCGGGGCGGACCGCGAGATCACGGCGGACGAGGCCTACCTGCGACGCTCCATCCTGGAGCCCAGGGCGGACCTGGTCAAGGGCTACGATCCGGTCATGCCCGAGCAGCGGGACCTGCTGACCGACGAGGAGCTGGACGAGATCATCGCGACGCTGCTGGGCCTGTAG